One stretch of Priestia megaterium DNA includes these proteins:
- the rplL gene encoding 50S ribosomal protein L7/L12 encodes MTQEQIIEAVKNMTVLELNDLVKAIEEEFGVTAAAPVAVAGGAAGEAAAEKTEFDLVLESAGGQKIKVIKVVREITGLGLKEAKEIVDNAPKALKEGISKEEAEEAKAKLEEVGASVEVK; translated from the coding sequence ATGACTCAAGAACAAATCATTGAAGCAGTTAAAAATATGACTGTTTTAGAACTTAACGATTTAGTAAAAGCAATCGAAGAAGAATTTGGCGTAACTGCTGCTGCTCCTGTAGCTGTAGCTGGCGGTGCTGCTGGTGAAGCTGCTGCTGAGAAAACTGAATTTGACCTAGTACTTGAAAGTGCTGGCGGACAAAAAATCAAAGTTATCAAAGTAGTACGTGAAATCACTGGTCTTGGCTTAAAAGAAGCTAAAGAAATCGTTGATAACGCTCCAAAAGCTCTTAAAGAAGGTATTTCTAAAGAAGAAGCTGAAGAAGCAAAAGCTAAACTTGAAGAAGTTGGCGCTTCTGTAGAAGTTAAGTAA